Within Aureibacillus halotolerans, the genomic segment ACCAGCAAACCGTTCGTCATTAGTGCTCTTTTTCCTGCCAATGTTTTAAGGCGAATTACGTATTGTTTTGTAAAATGGAAACGTTCGATCTCGTTAATGATTATAGGGAACTACAGGAGTGGAAAACGAATGATGTGATTGATTTAAAAAAGGAGAGGGCACTGGCAGTCGTGTGCGACCAGATAGTTTGCGGATATCATACGTGCAAAAAAGCATACGGTTGTATTTTTGGAGACATGTGTCGTTGTTTCGAAGGAATAAAGAGTAGATAGCCATTTGACAAGACCTTTCAACACTACAAGTAGCGTATTTCGGGGTCTTTTGTCGCTACCAAGGGTCTGCGTCTTCTAATTGAATAGACCTTTTTCTCAGCATCCACACCATGAAAAAAAGACCTGCAATAGTTGCAGATCCTTTTTCTAGATGACCCGTACGGGATTCGAACCCGTGATACCGCCGTGAAAGGGCGGTGTCTTAACCACTTGACCAACGGGCCATATATGTAATGGTAGCGGCGGAGGGGATCGAACCCCCGACCTCACGGGTATGAACCGTACGCTCTAGCCAGCTGAGCTACACCGCCACATGGTCTGTTTCAAACAGCACAAGTTATATTGTATTCAATTCGTTTTCGAATGTCAATCATTATTTTTCGGCTGATGAGAAACGCTCGCTTTCACCCTGAAGTGCATAAGGGCAACATCGACTCGAAGTATGCTTCGTCGTGTTTTCTTTACACCTGAAGTCTCGCTAGTGGCAGCTTTCAATGATGCACTCATTTTTTATGATGTGATAAGAGCTAAAAAGAGCTCATCTAGTGCTTAACGTCTAGAAGTCAGCTTCATTACTGAAAGACGACCTTTTAGTAATACAGGATTGTGAGCACCGGCACCATTCCTATTTTCTAAATACAGCAGACGTTGTTTTGAAGAGGTCCATTAATCTTTTTCACCTTGCATCAATTCAAGTACAGCAAGCGTTGAAGTTGATTTTGCACTGCCCAAGTTGTCTAAATTACTGCACTAGGTGATATAACTTCGCATGAAACGATACGGTTACTTGTCTAGTTTGGTTACGACAAGTATTAACTCACTTTTCCATTTTCTCCATTATACGAGACCAATAAATAAAAAAACAGTTTACGCAGAAACAAGCATCAGCGCAGTCAAAATACGCTGACTCCTGCGGGAAAAGCGCGAGCTGAAGATCCCCATGGACAGCTTGCTTTCCATGGTAGCTGAAGCCGTGCCCGGCGGTAAAGAAAACACGACGAGAGGCTTTTCTGAGTCGATGTTGACCTTATACCATTTATGGTGCAAGCGAAGTATTTTGACGAAGCAGTCGTGTTTTCTTTACACCCTAAAGGGCACAAGTGCATCATCGATTCGAAAGTACCTCATCATGTTTCCAAAATACATAAGATGTCAATCAATCTATGTCGCCTTGCTTCCACCCAGGCACAATCAGCGATGAAAGTGATGTTTGCACTGCGAAAGTCGTCTTAGATAAGCGTTTTCATTCAACCTGATTCCTAGTGGTGACAAACTTTTTCTACGCTCAGAAATAAACACCCGCATCTGCGAGTGTTTATTTCTTTATACTATATTAATAAGCAGCAAGTTGTTACCCTCTTTTTGCGCCTCTGCCACCGCGCTTAGATTCGTTGTTTCGTTTAAGGGATGATAGACGGTCTTCACTGTCCTTTAAGAAACGGCTCATCTTGGATTCAAAATTATCGGGTGGTGCAGGTGCGCCACGTCGACCGCCGCCACCACGTGGACCACCGCCGCCTCTAGGTCCGCCACCGCCACTACTGCTTCTCGGACGGAACGGAGGACGATCACTTTTTTCCCGTTCTTCGTTCTCTTTTGCCTTCTTAATGGAGAGACCAATTTTGCCGTCCTTCTCCACGTTCAAGACCTTCACTTCTACTTTATCGCCGACCTTGAGTACATCTTTAATATCTTTTACATATGTGTCAGCAACTTCGCTGATATGCACAAGACCAGTGGTACCTCCAGGCAACTCAACGAAAGCACCAAAGTGGGTAATCCCTGTAACTGTTCCTTGCAACTTGCTGCCTACTTCGATTGACATAAAAAAAATGCTCCTCCTTAAACGCAGATAAGAAATGAAATGTGTCTTTATTATACTAATCGCTTTTAGAGGTGTCAATAAGAGGGATTTTCAGATGAGCGTTTAAAAATAATTTCGTCGTCCTTGGAATAGAAATAATCACGACGCGCAACATCTAATACGTAGTCCTCATTTTGCAGGTTCATTACTTCCTCAGAAAGCGTTTGTTTTTGAGTCTCTAATTGGTCGGTCTGTGCCTGTAATTCT encodes:
- a CDS encoding S1 domain-containing RNA-binding protein; the encoded protein is MSIEVGSKLQGTVTGITHFGAFVELPGGTTGLVHISEVADTYVKDIKDVLKVGDKVEVKVLNVEKDGKIGLSIKKAKENEEREKSDRPPFRPRSSSGGGGPRGGGGPRGGGGRRGAPAPPDNFESKMSRFLKDSEDRLSSLKRNNESKRGGRGAKRG